One genomic segment of Sminthopsis crassicaudata isolate SCR6 chromosome 2, ASM4859323v1, whole genome shotgun sequence includes these proteins:
- the ATP6V1B1 gene encoding V-type proton ATPase subunit B, kidney isoform produces the protein MATKVARRPGDALGTLGAAAAAREHVQAVTRNYITHPRITYRTVCSVNGPLVVLDNVKFAQYAEIVNFTLPNGTQRSGQVLEVAGTKAIVQVFEGTSGIDAQKTTCEFTGDILRTPVSEDMLGRVFNGSGKPIDQGPEVMAEDFLDINGQPINPHDRIYPEEMIQTGISPIDVMNSIARGQKIPIFSAAGLPHNEIAAQICRQAGLVKKSKDVMDYHEDNFAIVFAAMGVNMETARFFKSDFEQNGSMGNVCLFLNLANDPTIERIITPRLALTTAEFLAYQCEKHVLVILTDMSSYAEALREVSAAREEVPGRRGFPGYMYTDLATIYERAGRVEGRGGSITQIPILTMPNDDITHPIPDLTGFITEGQIYVDRQLHNRQIYPPINVLPSLSRLMKSAIGEGMTRKDHGDVSNQLYACYAIGKDVQAMKAVVGEEALTSEDLLYLEFLQKFEKNFINQGPYENRSVFESLDLGWQLLRIFPKEMLKRIPQNIIEEFYPRDGYHQGLLTSPDSTDSSEVSDSQL, from the exons cCTACAGGACTGTGTGCAGTGTCAATGGACCCTTGGTTGTTCTGGATAATGTAAAG TTTGCTCAATATGCTGAGATCGTCAACTTCACTCTCCCAAATGGCACTCAGAGAAGTGGGCAGGTCCTGGAGGTGGCTGGGACCAAGGCCATTGTTCAG GTATTTGAAGGGACTTCAGGGATTGATGCCCAAAAGACAACTTGTGAGTTTACTGGTGACATCCTTCGGACTCCGGTATCAGAAGACATGCTAG GTCGCGTTTTCAATGGTTCTGGCAAACCCATTGACCAAGGGCCAGAGGTTATGGCTGAGGACTTTCTGGACATCAATG GTCAGCCAATCAACCCCCATGATCGAATCTACCCTGAGGAGATGATCCAGACGGGTATCTCACCCATCGACGTCATGAACAGCATTGCCCGTGGCCAGAAGATCCCCATCTTCTCCGCCGCCGGACTCCCTCACAATGAG ATCGCGGCGCAGATCTGCCGCCAGGCCGGGCTGGTGAAGAAGTCCAAGGATGTCATGGATTATCACGAGGACAACTTCGCCATCGTGTTCGCAGCCATGGGG GTCAACATGGAGACGGCGCGGTTCTTCAAGTCCGACTTCGAGCAGAATGGCTCCATGGGCAATGTCTGCCTGTTCCTGAACCTGGCCAACGACCCCAC TATCGAAAGGATCATCACGCCCCGCCTGGCGCTGACCACGGCTGAGTTCCTGGCCTATCAGTGTGAGAAGCACGTGTTAGTCATTCTGACAGATATGAGTTCCTATGCAGAAGCTCTGAGAGAG GTCTCAGCTGCCAGGGAGGAGGTACCTGGCCGACGTGGTTTCCCTGGGTACATGTACACGGATCTGGCCACCATCTACGAGCGGGCAGGCCGAGTGGAAGGTCGGGGAGGTTCCATTACACAGATCCCCATCCTTACAATGCCCAATGATG ATATCACACACCCCATCCCTGACCTGACTGGCTTCATTACGGAGGGACAGATCTATGTGGACAGACAGCTGCACAACCGACAG ATCTACCCTCCCATCAATGTGCTTCCCTCCCTGTCCCGTCTGATGAAGTCTGCCATTGGTGAGGGCATGACCAGGAAGGACCACGGCGACGTCTCCAACCAGCTG TATGCTTGCTACGCCATTGGGAAAGACGTCCAGGCCATGAAGGCGGTGGTGGGGGAGGAGGCCTTGACCTCAGAGGACCTGCTCTACCTCGAGTTTCTGCAGAAGTTTGAGAAGAATTTCATCAACCAAG GCCCCTATGAAAACCGCAGCGTGTTTGAGTCCCTGGACCTTGGCTGGCAGCTGCTGCGCATCTTCCCCAAGGAAATGCTCAAAAGGATCCCCCAGAACATCATTGAGGAGTTCTACCCTCGAGATGGCTATCATCAGGGCCTGCTCACCAGCCCGGACTCCACAGATTCCTCCGAGGTGTCCGACTCGCAGCTCTAA